A window of the Plasmodium vivax chromosome 12, whole genome shotgun sequence genome harbors these coding sequences:
- a CDS encoding small nuclear ribonucleoprotein E, putative (encoded by transcript PVX_083405A) yields MAATNKKLQKIMTQPINQIFRFFTNKTVVQIWLYDKPDTRIEGKILGFDEYMNMVLDESAEVSLKKNTRKDLGKILLKGDTITLIMEAKKAEQE; encoded by the exons ATGGCGGCGACGAATAAGAAGTTGCAGAAGATTATGACCCAGcctata AACCAAATTTTTAGATTTTTCACGAACAAAACGGTGGTCCAAATTTGGCTCTACGATAAACCGGATACCCGCATTGAGGGAAAAATTCTG GGCTTCGATGAGTACATGAACATGGTGCTAGACGAGTCAGCAGAAGTTTCCCTTAAGAAGAACACGAGGAAAGACCTGGGCAAGATTCTTCTCAAGGGGGACACCATCACGCTAATAATGGAAGC gAAAAAGGCGGAACAAGAGTAG